Proteins encoded in a region of the bacterium genome:
- a CDS encoding metalloregulator ArsR/SmtB family transcription factor, with protein MRRDVFQAIADPNRRAILSLLATQNLPLNGVAEHFKISRPAVSKHVKILTQCGLIEIKKDGRERYCEARLDRLNEVSTWVEQYRKFWEQKLDALESYLIELQAKDKKRVKKRR; from the coding sequence ATGAGACGTGACGTTTTTCAAGCTATTGCCGATCCGAACAGGCGGGCGATATTAAGCCTGCTCGCCACTCAAAATCTGCCGCTCAACGGCGTGGCCGAACATTTTAAAATCAGCCGCCCTGCGGTTTCCAAACATGTGAAGATCCTCACTCAATGCGGATTGATCGAAATCAAGAAGGACGGCCGTGAACGGTATTGCGAGGCGCGATTAGACCGGCTTAATGAAGTTTCCACCTGGGTCGAACAATACCGGAAATTCTGGGAACAGAAGTTGGACGCTTTAGAAAGTTATCTCATCGAATTACAAGCAAAGGATAAAAAACGTGTCAAAAAAAGAAGATGA
- a CDS encoding SRPBCC domain-containing protein gives MSDTKELVITRIFDAPRELVWKAWTDPQHLMRWWGPKNFTSPLCKIDLRVGGKYLFCMRSAEGQEFWSTGVYKEIVPPERIVWTDNFADKDGNIVPASSLGIPGDWPDELLVTLTFEDIGGKTKMTLVHKGLPAGEMIDMTSTGWNESLDKLAETLK, from the coding sequence ATGTCTGATACAAAAGAACTTGTCATTACGCGCATTTTCGATGCGCCGCGCGAATTGGTCTGGAAAGCGTGGACCGATCCCCAACATCTGATGCGCTGGTGGGGACCCAAAAATTTCACATCGCCTCTGTGTAAAATCGATCTTCGTGTGGGAGGCAAATATCTTTTCTGTATGCGATCGGCTGAAGGTCAGGAATTCTGGAGTACCGGGGTTTACAAAGAAATTGTTCCGCCCGAACGCATTGTCTGGACGGATAATTTTGCCGATAAAGACGGCAACATTGTGCCGGCATCGTCCTTGGGTATTCCGGGCGATTGGCCGGATGAGCTTCTGGTCACTCTTACGTTTGAAGATATCGGAGGAAAAACAAAAATGACATTAGTCCACAAAGGCTTGCCTGCCGGCGAAATGATCGATATGACAAGCACAGGATGGAATGAGTCGCTCGATAAGTTAGCCGAAACTTTGAAATAA
- a CDS encoding methyl-accepting chemotaxis protein → MFVLKISHKLFLSFGVLLLFMICTSIAALYGLNLLFKEAEDTIHDIPMHTAFLEIESTTSKGHLYYEEMEMGVPGRAIEDVYAYWDEGIEFCNLLLDGGEWKGVRYPQVVDTMLRHQVDLVKESLSGLMEKGLERHENPGTIGGETYTAFKDAYAQVLTECEKAKAHALKRSGTSLSTMETTFSRSGTAVIVASFLLCSIGALMSIYISRLLVKPIKEVTDLMDNANLNSLFHSDRKDEIGLLMQAFDKFVTSIRETLSEVSNAALSVDEAGKEILSGATMMSRHTQKQNIQTSAVSESSEEMVKSIQDSAHHLVQTKDMTSEAHQHASVGAHDMDETVERMKTLIDKVLKASQEIRELSDESVRVSKVATIIADVTKQIRLVSLNASIEATKAGEMGKGFAVVAEEIKQLALRTEDSTQEIGSIIRSVQSRIRETDALMQVGKDEADRSVQITRQTHDMLKQLTDIFQQVLSMVNHVADAGQIQSQTSRHMLDNVREIDGAAQEINSGIQHITHSVENLNQLTGRLQESIHRFRLTGEN, encoded by the coding sequence CATACGGCTTTTCTTGAAATTGAATCAACGACTTCCAAAGGGCATTTATATTATGAAGAGATGGAAATGGGTGTTCCAGGACGTGCGATCGAAGACGTGTATGCGTATTGGGATGAAGGCATTGAATTTTGTAATTTGTTGCTTGACGGCGGCGAATGGAAAGGCGTACGGTATCCCCAGGTAGTCGATACAATGCTCCGGCATCAGGTTGACCTCGTGAAAGAGTCTTTGTCAGGCCTGATGGAAAAGGGATTAGAGCGTCATGAAAATCCGGGAACTATCGGCGGTGAAACGTATACGGCTTTCAAAGACGCATATGCCCAGGTTTTGACCGAGTGTGAAAAGGCGAAAGCCCATGCCCTGAAGCGATCCGGTACGAGCCTGAGCACGATGGAAACAACATTTTCGCGTAGCGGAACGGCCGTCATTGTCGCGTCATTTTTATTATGCTCAATAGGCGCATTGATGAGCATATATATTTCACGACTTTTGGTAAAACCAATTAAAGAGGTTACCGATCTGATGGATAATGCCAATCTTAATTCATTATTTCATTCAGATCGGAAAGATGAGATTGGCTTATTGATGCAGGCATTTGATAAATTTGTTACATCAATTCGTGAAACACTGTCGGAAGTTTCCAACGCAGCGTTATCTGTTGATGAAGCCGGCAAAGAAATTTTAAGCGGAGCGACCATGATGAGCCGGCATACGCAAAAACAAAATATCCAGACCTCGGCCGTTTCCGAATCGTCGGAAGAGATGGTAAAGTCCATCCAGGATTCCGCGCATCACTTGGTTCAAACCAAAGATATGACATCGGAAGCGCATCAACATGCCAGCGTAGGCGCACACGATATGGACGAAACAGTGGAACGCATGAAAACCTTGATCGATAAAGTTTTAAAAGCGTCGCAGGAAATCCGTGAACTCAGCGATGAAAGCGTGCGCGTCAGTAAAGTCGCCACCATCATTGCGGATGTTACCAAACAGATCCGGCTCGTTTCGCTCAATGCGTCCATCGAAGCGACCAAAGCCGGTGAAATGGGGAAAGGTTTTGCCGTCGTTGCGGAAGAGATTAAGCAACTCGCTTTGCGTACGGAAGATTCGACACAGGAAATCGGCTCAATCATACGCTCCGTACAATCCCGGATCAGAGAAACAGATGCGCTGATGCAGGTCGGTAAAGATGAAGCTGACCGAAGCGTGCAAATTACCCGGCAAACGCATGACATGCTCAAACAATTGACTGATATTTTTCAACAAGTATTATCGATGGTCAATCACGTTGCGGATGCTGGCCAAATACAATCGCAGACGAGCAGACATATGCTCGATAACGTACGTGAAATTGACGGCGCCGCCCAAGAAATAAATTCGGGTATACAACACATCACGCACTCCGTCGAAAACCTAAATCAGCTTACAGGACGATTGCAGGAAAGTATTCATCGATTCCGATTAACCGGCGAAAATTAA
- a CDS encoding DoxX family protein, whose translation MNNEKVKTVIYWIATGLTVLNYAFGGVMYMSANEQVAAGMAQLGYPLYFAVMLGVWKFLGAIALAVPKFPLVKEWAYAGMFFNLTSAAISNAVVGNPAGDVIAPLIGLVLVIVSWALRPASRRMIVQTVS comes from the coding sequence ATGAACAATGAAAAAGTGAAAACGGTCATTTATTGGATTGCGACAGGCTTAACGGTGCTGAATTATGCTTTTGGCGGCGTGATGTATATGTCGGCGAATGAACAAGTGGCGGCGGGTATGGCGCAATTGGGATATCCGCTTTATTTTGCCGTGATGCTCGGCGTGTGGAAATTCCTGGGCGCTATCGCCCTGGCCGTTCCTAAATTTCCGCTCGTAAAAGAATGGGCGTATGCCGGTATGTTTTTTAATCTTACCAGCGCCGCTATTTCAAACGCCGTCGTCGGCAATCCTGCCGGTGATGTGATTGCGCCGCTGATCGGGCTGGTTTTGGTTATTGTTTCGTGGGCATTGCGTCCGGCGAGCAGAAGAATGATCGTTCAAACCGTATCATAA
- a CDS encoding MATE family efflux transporter, which translates to MHSENLEPAAEAAAITGRGSVWQELKNAIRGTEADYTKIGLKRAIFLLAVPMILELVMESLFAIVDIYFVGKLGSSAVATVGLTETFLFLLYSLAMGLATAVTAIIARRIGEKNTDEAGVAAVQSVFLAMLASLPFTIAGIFFSKELLTLMGGDPWSIEHGYKYTQWMLGGNTIIVLLFVINAIFRGAGDAAIAMRVLWIGNAFNMVLDPILIFGWGPVPAFGIEGAAIATNIGRGIGVLVQLWTLFNAGKHIRVKTTQLYLDAKIILNIVKTSLGGVGQMIVAMTSWIFLMRILAGVGSEAVAGSTIALRIVLLTLMPAWGLSNAAATLVGQNLGAGNPDRAESAVWKIGVYNMIFLVGVSVVYFTFNQTLMSIFTQDPRVIEIGKEWLRILSYSYLVYGWWMVSVQAFNGAGDTKTPTKINLVFFWLIQIPLSYYLAIRMGWQHSGVFWGVFISETSVGIFTLWLFTRGSWKKVKV; encoded by the coding sequence ATGCATTCTGAAAACTTAGAACCGGCGGCCGAAGCTGCGGCGATTACCGGCCGGGGTTCCGTCTGGCAGGAATTGAAAAACGCGATTCGCGGCACGGAAGCCGATTATACGAAGATCGGATTGAAGCGCGCGATCTTTCTTCTCGCCGTTCCGATGATCCTGGAACTGGTCATGGAATCGCTATTTGCCATCGTCGACATTTATTTTGTCGGCAAGTTAGGATCATCGGCGGTGGCCACGGTCGGACTGACGGAAACATTTTTATTTTTGCTTTATTCATTAGCTATGGGATTGGCTACGGCGGTGACGGCTATTATCGCCAGAAGGATCGGCGAGAAAAATACGGATGAGGCCGGAGTCGCGGCCGTTCAATCGGTGTTTCTCGCGATGCTGGCTTCGTTACCTTTTACCATCGCGGGCATATTTTTCTCCAAAGAATTGCTGACGTTGATGGGCGGCGATCCATGGAGCATCGAACACGGTTATAAATATACGCAATGGATGCTCGGTGGTAATACGATCATCGTTTTATTGTTTGTGATCAATGCTATTTTCCGCGGCGCCGGCGATGCGGCGATTGCGATGCGCGTACTGTGGATTGGCAATGCTTTTAACATGGTTCTCGATCCGATTTTGATTTTCGGATGGGGCCCGGTTCCGGCTTTCGGCATCGAAGGCGCGGCTATCGCGACGAATATCGGCCGCGGGATCGGCGTGCTCGTCCAGTTGTGGACGCTGTTTAATGCCGGAAAACACATTCGCGTCAAAACAACGCAACTTTATCTCGATGCGAAAATTATTTTGAACATTGTCAAAACGTCGCTCGGCGGCGTCGGGCAGATGATCGTCGCGATGACGTCGTGGATATTCCTGATGCGGATATTGGCGGGCGTCGGCAGCGAAGCCGTCGCGGGTTCGACGATTGCGCTGCGCATCGTGCTCCTGACGCTGATGCCGGCATGGGGATTATCCAATGCCGCGGCCACATTGGTCGGGCAAAATCTCGGCGCCGGCAATCCCGATCGCGCGGAGTCGGCCGTCTGGAAGATCGGCGTCTATAATATGATTTTTCTTGTCGGCGTTTCGGTCGTGTATTTTACATTCAATCAAACGTTGATGAGTATTTTCACGCAAGACCCCCGCGTGATCGAGATCGGGAAAGAATGGCTGAGGATATTGTCGTACTCGTATCTCGTTTACGGATGGTGGATGGTATCGGTGCAGGCCTTCAACGGCGCCGGCGACACGAAAACACCGACGAAAATCAATTTGGTTTTCTTCTGGCTGATCCAGATTCCACTATCCTATTACCTTGCCATTCGTATGGGCTGGCAACATTCGGGGGTTTTTTGGGGTGTGT
- a CDS encoding VOC family protein, with product MQKITPHLWFVDRAEEAMNFYVSLFKNSRILSIHRYPEGMDDPHMKGMEGKVIHGVFELNGQQFMALDGGPMFKFNESISMYVDCKDQEEVDYFWVKLTADGGEESMCGWLKDKFGMSWQIIPAVLGKLLSDPDPVKSKRVMKAMLQMKKIDVKTLQKAYDQK from the coding sequence ATGCAAAAGATCACACCGCATCTATGGTTCGTTGATCGCGCCGAAGAAGCGATGAATTTTTATGTTTCACTTTTTAAAAACTCCAGAATCCTCAGTATTCACCGGTATCCGGAAGGAATGGATGATCCGCACATGAAAGGAATGGAAGGGAAAGTCATTCACGGTGTTTTTGAATTGAATGGGCAACAATTCATGGCGTTGGATGGCGGACCGATGTTCAAATTCAACGAATCGATTTCAATGTATGTGGATTGTAAAGATCAGGAGGAAGTTGATTATTTCTGGGTAAAACTGACGGCGGACGGCGGGGAGGAAAGTATGTGCGGCTGGCTGAAAGATAAATTCGGTATGTCGTGGCAAATTATTCCGGCTGTGCTGGGCAAGTTGTTAAGCGATCCGGATCCTGTAAAATCGAAACGCGTCATGAAAGCTATGCTGCAAATGAAAAAAATCGATGTCAAAACGCTTCAAAAAGCTTACGATCAAAAATAA
- a CDS encoding SRPBCC family protein → MSAKNKTVVTAEPGKQELFITREFDAPKELVFKALTDPKLYAQWLGPKDYTMELEKFEPVTGGSWRYIHKDTKGHAFAFRGVNHEVSAPDWIISTFEFEGLPEKGHVILETLKLETLPDKRTKLKVQSVFQSVADRDGMVQAGMERGVTDSYNRLEELLETLK, encoded by the coding sequence ATGAGCGCAAAAAATAAAACCGTCGTTACCGCTGAGCCGGGCAAGCAGGAACTTTTTATCACGCGTGAATTCGATGCGCCAAAAGAATTAGTCTTCAAAGCGCTGACCGATCCGAAATTATATGCGCAGTGGCTGGGACCGAAAGATTACACGATGGAACTGGAAAAGTTTGAACCTGTGACCGGCGGCTCGTGGCGTTATATTCATAAGGATACTAAAGGCCATGCGTTTGCGTTTCGCGGCGTCAATCATGAAGTTTCGGCGCCGGACTGGATCATCAGTACGTTCGAATTCGAAGGGCTTCCTGAAAAAGGACACGTTATTCTTGAAACGTTAAAATTAGAAACGCTGCCGGATAAGCGAACAAAACTCAAAGTTCAATCGGTTTTTCAATCGGTTGCGGATCGCGACGGCATGGTGCAAGCCGGAATGGAAAGAGGCGTAACGGATTCATACAATCGTCTGGAAGAACTTTTAGAAACTTTGAAATAA
- a CDS encoding ABC-F family ATP-binding cassette domain-containing protein, producing MNLLSVESLSKSFGVKTLFHDLSFGIEESQKAALIARNGAGKSTLLRILTGKDSPDTGRIVTRKNISIGYLEQEPAFNENFSIVETLFAASTPALDAIKEYEWALELSEENPSEANRQRLSNAIETMEHERAWDYEYRIKQIITHLRIAHLGQPVAALSGGQRKRLALARVLLEEPDLLILDEPTNHLDLDMIEWLEQYIARPKITLLLVTHDRYFLDRVCDEIFELDRGTLFTYRGNYSYFLEKKSERESVEERELDHTRNILRRELEWMRRQPKARTTKSKARTDAFYELEEKAAGHAPEQKLQLNVKMNRIGGKILELKKITKSYGETVILKGFDYTFKKGERIGIVGGNGVGKTTFLNLLTQQETVDSGKINIGETIVFGYYSQRGLLVNEEKRVIDIVREIADVIPLADGVKVSASQFLNLFQFSPDMQYTSVAKLSGGEKRRLYLLTVLVKNPNFLILDEPTNDLDLLTLNILEEFLSNFEGCLIVVSHDRYFMDKLVDHLFIFEGGGIIKDFNGRYTEYREQIADDEEKIASEKPISSKTSVKTKLSYKEKIEFEKLGKEIEALEIEKKELELQLNRGSSDYKALQGWSERLHVVTELLDQKSTRWLELSEFT from the coding sequence ATGAATCTGCTTTCGGTTGAATCTTTATCCAAATCATTTGGCGTCAAAACGCTTTTCCACGACTTGTCGTTTGGAATTGAAGAAAGCCAGAAGGCAGCGTTGATCGCGCGTAACGGCGCCGGTAAATCCACGCTATTGCGCATTCTCACCGGTAAAGATTCTCCGGACACTGGAAGGATCGTCACCCGTAAAAATATTTCCATCGGTTACCTGGAACAAGAACCAGCTTTCAATGAAAATTTCAGTATCGTCGAAACGTTATTTGCTGCATCAACACCGGCTTTAGATGCTATCAAAGAATACGAATGGGCATTGGAACTTTCGGAAGAAAACCCTTCTGAAGCGAACCGCCAGCGCTTGTCGAACGCAATAGAAACTATGGAACATGAACGTGCGTGGGATTATGAATATCGAATCAAACAAATCATCACGCATCTCCGAATTGCTCATCTCGGACAACCGGTCGCCGCACTCTCAGGAGGCCAGCGTAAGCGCCTTGCTTTGGCGCGCGTTCTCCTCGAAGAACCTGATCTACTGATTTTAGATGAACCAACCAACCATCTCGATCTGGATATGATTGAATGGCTCGAGCAATACATTGCACGCCCGAAGATCACGCTTTTGCTGGTCACGCATGACCGGTATTTCCTCGATCGCGTATGCGATGAAATTTTCGAGCTTGACCGTGGAACGCTCTTTACTTATCGCGGAAATTATTCATACTTCCTTGAAAAAAAATCCGAACGTGAATCCGTCGAGGAACGCGAATTGGATCACACGCGCAATATTTTACGACGGGAATTGGAGTGGATGCGCCGGCAACCCAAGGCGCGGACGACCAAATCCAAAGCGCGCACAGATGCGTTTTACGAACTTGAAGAAAAAGCGGCCGGACATGCGCCGGAACAAAAACTTCAGCTCAACGTCAAGATGAATCGTATTGGCGGAAAAATTCTTGAACTCAAGAAAATTACGAAAAGTTATGGCGAAACTGTCATCCTGAAAGGTTTTGATTATACATTCAAAAAAGGCGAGCGGATCGGTATCGTCGGAGGAAACGGCGTCGGCAAAACAACCTTTCTGAATCTGCTGACGCAGCAAGAGACTGTCGATTCCGGAAAAATCAATATCGGTGAAACCATTGTATTCGGATATTACTCACAACGAGGATTGCTCGTTAATGAAGAAAAGCGCGTGATTGATATCGTTCGGGAAATAGCCGACGTCATTCCATTGGCCGATGGCGTCAAAGTTTCAGCATCGCAATTCCTCAATCTGTTTCAATTTTCGCCAGACATGCAATACACATCGGTAGCCAAACTCAGTGGCGGTGAAAAAAGACGATTGTACCTGCTGACAGTGCTCGTCAAAAATCCGAACTTCCTGATACTTGATGAACCGACCAATGATTTGGATCTGCTTACATTGAATATCCTTGAAGAGTTTTTATCCAATTTTGAAGGATGCCTGATCGTCGTTTCACACGACCGGTATTTCATGGATAAACTGGTCGATCATTTATTTATTTTTGAAGGCGGCGGCATTATCAAAGATTTTAACGGACGCTATACTGAATACCGTGAACAAATAGCTGACGACGAAGAAAAAATAGCTAGTGAAAAACCTATTTCATCCAAAACCTCTGTTAAAACAAAGCTGTCCTACAAAGAGAAGATTGAATTTGAAAAATTAGGAAAAGAAATTGAAGCGTTAGAGATAGAGAAAAAAGAATTGGAACTACAATTGAATCGAGGCAGCTCGGATTACAAAGCACTCCAGGGATGGTCGGAACGTTTGCACGTTGTTACCGAATTATTGGACCAAAAATCTACGCGCTGGCTGGAATTATCGGAGTTTACATAA
- a CDS encoding SRPBCC family protein, with product MSDSTTNKMIVTERLIHFPVETVWKAWSDPQYLAQWWGPKDFTNTFNEFDFKPGGHWRFVMHGPNGSHYPNESQFIEIVTNQRIIFRHQCIPFFLFTATFEKKDRQTHITWQMEFDTVEECERVKKYAGDGNEQNLDRLENLLRTIG from the coding sequence ATGTCCGATTCAACTACCAATAAAATGATTGTTACAGAACGCCTGATCCATTTCCCGGTGGAAACCGTTTGGAAAGCGTGGTCCGATCCTCAATATCTTGCGCAATGGTGGGGTCCCAAAGATTTTACGAATACGTTTAACGAATTTGATTTCAAACCCGGAGGCCATTGGCGGTTCGTCATGCACGGTCCTAACGGTAGCCATTATCCGAATGAAAGCCAATTCATTGAAATCGTCACGAATCAACGAATTATTTTTCGTCATCAGTGCATTCCTTTTTTTCTTTTTACGGCCACGTTTGAAAAAAAAGACCGTCAAACGCATATCACCTGGCAAATGGAATTTGACACCGTGGAAGAATGTGAGAGGGTTAAAAAATATGCCGGCGATGGTAACGAACAAAATCTCGACAGGCTTGAAAATTTATTAAGAACCATCGGCTAA
- a CDS encoding DNA alkylation repair protein yields the protein MAKITKSKSPAKSAHAESTANHFIEKIKTFQSKTELKKYHRFFEFDEKDVKGDHFIGVRMGQVFALAKEYMDMPLNEIEKLLESRIHEVRVGAVSIMDFQARNKKTTPAQLKALFELYIRRHDRIDTWDLVDRSAQYVVGSYVYDKPRDILYKLARSKKMCERRTAIVSTAYFIRKNDVEDAFKISEQLLNDKEDLIHKATGWMLRFAGDKDRKRLLQFLDRYAATMPRTMLRNAIEHFDSKQRDHYLNLRKGDKT from the coding sequence ATGGCAAAAATCACCAAATCAAAATCACCAGCCAAAAGCGCTCATGCCGAATCAACGGCCAACCATTTCATTGAAAAAATAAAAACGTTTCAATCAAAGACTGAACTGAAAAAATACCACCGTTTCTTTGAGTTTGACGAAAAGGACGTCAAAGGCGATCACTTTATCGGCGTGCGTATGGGGCAGGTTTTTGCTCTGGCCAAAGAATATATGGATATGCCGTTGAACGAAATCGAAAAACTCCTTGAAAGCCGGATCCATGAAGTGCGCGTGGGCGCTGTGAGCATCATGGATTTTCAGGCGCGTAACAAAAAAACCACACCGGCGCAATTGAAAGCATTATTCGAACTTTATATACGCCGTCATGATCGGATCGATACGTGGGATTTGGTTGATCGTTCCGCGCAATACGTGGTTGGCAGTTATGTGTACGACAAACCGCGCGATATCTTGTACAAATTAGCCCGGTCGAAAAAAATGTGCGAACGCCGGACAGCCATTGTGAGTACGGCGTATTTCATCAGAAAAAACGATGTGGAAGATGCGTTCAAAATATCCGAGCAATTACTCAATGATAAGGAAGATTTAATTCACAAAGCGACCGGGTGGATGCTGCGATTTGCGGGCGATAAAGACCGCAAAAGGTTACTACAATTTTTAGATCGTTATGCGGCCACGATGCCGCGCACGATGTTACGAAACGCTATCGAGCATTTTGATTCTAAACAGCGCGACCATTATTTGAATCTGCGAAAAGGAGATAAAACATGA
- a CDS encoding DUF1801 domain-containing protein, which translates to MKFIKAKTIDEYLASAQPDQRETLGQLRKTIQSIVPDAVECISYGIPAFRKNGRLLVAFGAFTDHCSFFPMSAATIRKLAVDLRKCKTSKGTIHFSNTKPLPVTLVKKILKARLAENALKKKR; encoded by the coding sequence ATGAAATTTATCAAAGCGAAAACGATCGATGAATACCTTGCGTCAGCGCAACCCGATCAGCGAGAGACTCTGGGGCAACTTCGCAAAACGATCCAATCGATAGTTCCGGATGCGGTAGAATGTATCAGTTATGGCATACCGGCCTTCCGAAAGAACGGCCGGTTACTGGTGGCTTTCGGCGCCTTTACGGATCACTGTTCTTTCTTTCCCATGAGCGCTGCAACCATTCGGAAGTTAGCGGTTGATCTGAGAAAGTGTAAAACCTCTAAAGGAACGATCCATTTCTCCAATACAAAACCATTGCCTGTAACGTTAGTCAAAAAAATTCTTAAAGCACGCCTGGCGGAAAACGCCTTAAAGAAAAAGCGTTAA
- a CDS encoding lysophospholipid acyltransferase family protein yields MVAKLFQWYFKMKGWKIEGEIPSDVKKCVIIGAPHTSNWDFVYGIGALECFKMKVQFLAKKELFKFPLKNMFLKLGGIPVDRTKNQSLVDAMIDVFNRHPELKIIIPTEGTRKRVEKWKSGFYHLALGAKIPVALGFLDYKRKKAGFGPTVMLTGEIERDMDAIRAFYQNITGKIPENFNVDAIRIS; encoded by the coding sequence ATGGTCGCAAAACTTTTTCAGTGGTATTTCAAAATGAAAGGCTGGAAAATTGAAGGAGAAATTCCATCCGATGTAAAAAAATGTGTTATCATAGGAGCGCCTCACACAAGCAATTGGGATTTTGTATACGGAATCGGCGCTTTAGAGTGTTTTAAAATGAAAGTTCAGTTCCTCGCCAAAAAAGAATTATTTAAATTCCCTCTGAAAAATATGTTTTTGAAATTAGGAGGCATCCCCGTCGACCGCACTAAAAATCAAAGCTTAGTCGATGCGATGATCGATGTTTTTAATCGCCATCCGGAATTGAAAATCATCATTCCTACGGAAGGGACCCGAAAACGCGTTGAGAAATGGAAGTCAGGATTTTATCATCTGGCTTTGGGAGCCAAAATTCCGGTCGCACTGGGTTTTCTGGATTATAAAAGAAAGAAGGCCGGTTTTGGACCTACGGTGATGTTGACGGGAGAGATTGAAAGAGATATGGACGCTATTCGGGCATTCTATCAAAATATCACAGGAAAAATTCCTGAGAATTTCAACGTCGATGCGATACGGATATCGTAA
- a CDS encoding SRPBCC domain-containing protein — MKNVSKKEDEELIITREFNAPRELVWKVWTDQNRLVHWWGPKNVPIKVHRFELNPGGMFLYSMHLPDGQQWWGRFVYQEIVSEEKIIFVVSFSDPQGGITRNPVWPDWPLEIHNTLLLTEKNDKTTLTLRGKPIRATEKEIQCFAANMKNVQQGFNGTFDQLDEYLLHA, encoded by the coding sequence ATAAAAAACGTGTCAAAAAAAGAAGATGAAGAATTGATCATAACGCGTGAATTCAACGCACCGCGCGAATTGGTCTGGAAAGTTTGGACGGACCAGAACCGGTTGGTTCATTGGTGGGGTCCCAAGAATGTTCCCATTAAAGTTCATCGGTTTGAATTGAATCCCGGTGGAATGTTCCTTTACAGCATGCACTTACCCGACGGACAACAATGGTGGGGAAGATTTGTGTATCAGGAAATCGTTTCCGAAGAAAAAATTATTTTTGTTGTTTCATTCTCCGACCCGCAAGGCGGCATCACACGGAATCCGGTGTGGCCTGATTGGCCGCTAGAAATACACAACACGCTGTTGCTAACAGAAAAAAACGACAAAACCACGCTCACATTGCGCGGTAAACCGATACGCGCTACCGAAAAAGAAATTCAGTGTTTTGCGGCTAACATGAAAAACGTCCAGCAAGGATTCAACGGAACGTTCGATCAACTTGATGAATATTTATTGCATGCTTAA
- a CDS encoding SRPBCC family protein, with protein sequence MNMSSLKSDRAIVAERVFNAPRELVFKVWIDPEHLSKWWGPNGFTTTFQSMDVRPGGTWIFTMHGPDGVDYPNRVVYSEVVPPEKLVYTHDSGIDDAPGQFQVTLIFTEERKNKTKLSIEMVFKSAAERDEVVEKYGAIEGMHQMLARFEEFISTMA encoded by the coding sequence ATGAATATGTCGTCATTAAAAAGCGACCGGGCCATTGTGGCCGAACGCGTCTTCAACGCTCCACGCGAATTGGTATTCAAAGTATGGATTGATCCGGAGCACCTTTCGAAATGGTGGGGACCAAACGGTTTTACGACCACGTTTCAATCGATGGATGTGCGTCCCGGTGGGACGTGGATTTTTACTATGCACGGGCCGGACGGCGTCGACTATCCCAATCGTGTCGTATACAGCGAGGTCGTTCCTCCCGAAAAGCTCGTGTACACGCACGATTCCGGAATCGATGATGCGCCGGGGCAATTTCAGGTTACGCTGATTTTTACAGAAGAAAGAAAAAATAAAACGAAATTATCGATTGAAATGGTCTTCAAATCGGCGGCTGAACGCGACGAAGTCGTAGAGAAATACGGCGCGATCGAAGGCATGCATCAAATGCTGGCGCGTTTTGAAGAGTTTATTTCAACGATGGCCTAA